From Amycolatopsis sp. cg9, one genomic window encodes:
- a CDS encoding LacI family DNA-binding transcriptional regulator produces MSDVARLAGVSIKTVSRVVNDEPAVHPDTAERVMAAIEQLGFRRNLGARNLRRGSTTGTIGLIVEDVGNPFYSELNRAVERIATSFGRQVLTGSSEENSDRERELVLEFCARRVDGILVVPAGLQHGYLVPEMRAGTPVVFIDRPAGDIVADTVLVDNLGGTIEAVTHLAKHGHRRIAFLGDSPDIFTAAERLRGFREGCVRNGISYDESLVSMRTPTPEYIGDVVKRLLAGPDAATAVIAGNNRVAVHVLRALAHAEHRPAMVGFDDFELADLLDPPVTVIAHDVSALGHAAAELLFARVQGDQSPPRKVVLPVHLVARGSGEVAP; encoded by the coding sequence ATGAGCGACGTGGCCAGGCTGGCGGGCGTCAGCATCAAGACCGTCTCGCGCGTGGTCAACGACGAACCGGCGGTGCACCCGGACACCGCCGAGCGGGTCATGGCGGCCATCGAGCAGCTGGGGTTCCGGCGCAACCTGGGCGCGCGCAACCTGCGCCGCGGGTCGACCACCGGCACCATCGGGCTGATCGTCGAGGACGTCGGCAACCCCTTCTACTCCGAGCTGAACCGCGCGGTCGAGCGCATCGCGACGTCGTTCGGGCGCCAGGTGCTCACCGGCTCGTCCGAGGAGAACTCCGACCGCGAGCGCGAGCTCGTCCTCGAGTTCTGCGCGCGACGGGTGGACGGCATCCTCGTCGTGCCGGCCGGTCTGCAGCACGGCTACCTCGTGCCGGAGATGCGGGCGGGCACGCCGGTGGTGTTCATCGACCGCCCGGCCGGCGACATCGTCGCCGACACGGTGCTGGTCGACAACCTCGGCGGCACCATCGAAGCCGTCACCCACCTGGCGAAGCACGGCCACCGGCGGATCGCGTTCCTCGGCGACAGCCCGGACATCTTCACCGCGGCGGAGCGCCTGCGCGGCTTCCGCGAAGGCTGCGTGCGCAACGGCATCTCCTACGACGAGTCGCTCGTCTCCATGCGCACGCCGACGCCGGAGTACATCGGCGACGTGGTGAAACGCCTGCTGGCCGGGCCGGACGCGGCCACCGCGGTGATCGCCGGCAACAACCGGGTGGCCGTGCACGTGCTGCGCGCGCTGGCCCACGCCGAGCACCGGCCGGCGATGGTCGGCTTCGACGACTTCGAGCTGGCGGACCTGCTCGACCCGCCGGTCACCGTGATCGCGCACGACGTGAGCGCGCTCGGCCACGCCGCCGCGGAGCTGCTGTTCGCGCGTGTCCAAGGAGACCAGTCCCCGCCCAGAAAGGTAGTCCTGCCCGTGCATCTCGTCGCCCGTGGTTCCGGTGAGGTCGCCCCGTGA
- a CDS encoding GH92 family glycosyl hydrolase, with product MARARFRAGLAFLTLAVTAAVAPAVPAAAAQATDFAKWVNPFVGTRPGGADHGTGGGAGNTFPGAVAPFGMVQWSPDTVKSQPGGYFYDDNALTGFSLTHLSGAGCSTYEDIPFIPYVGEVTTSPATDPSHYTSKFSHANEHATAGAYDVTLDSGAKVELSATQRTGSARLTYPAGASSTLLVNTSGSVNGTDDASITIGKDTISGWATSGRFCGAQNSYRVYFSAKFDTPFASIGTWKNGAVTPNKAAETGGAKAKVAQPNGVNASIARTTTAKQQNTTVSGPGSGGYVTFANLNGAQVNVQVGLSFVSVDGAKANLKAENTGKSFDTVAAGARKAWNAQLGKIAVTGGSDADLTTFYTSLYHSLIQPNVFSDVDGQYTGFDGRVHKADKGHAMYTNFSGWDIYRSEIPLLATIAPHETSDIVRSMMAYAEQGGSWDRWTVANDYTGVMNGDPYHIIVSSAYAFGARDFDAQKALLLMIKGATQPTQGYTERPGLDDYQKLGYVPGAGADTLEYTSADFSIAQFAKRLGDSATYTTFMKRAQNWQNLYNPGTGHLQPRNADGSFAGTYDPASSQGWVEGNGAQYEWMVPYDLGGVVTAFGGNTATQSRLDTFFTDLNAGTQEPYAFMGNEPNSNAPYVYSYAGAPAKTQSIVRRSMDELYNPRPEGLIGNDDLGQMSAWYVWSALGIYPEIPGRAETLLVTPRFEHAVLTTGAGKKVTVNAPGTGDYVGSLKVNGGAAAKAWLPEALISSGGTLDYTRSATATAWGSAAADAPPSFREQEKPSLSFVDPARAVTPAGSTSKASVGVQDLSGVARTWTYSAGSVDGITLTPASGSIAVPAGGKAHADLTVSVPAGLADGARRIPVTFSSPGLASTQAVLTVLVAQPNSWLATVNNAGISPDANSGAANFDGGGWSYSADALAAAGATPGGTVTSDGIKFTWPAFPAGDPDNVVAGGQTVNVSGSGRLALLGSASNGNASGTLTVTYTDGTTSTATIGFSDWTLGGGGAQPAFGNRIVLSTPYRNAAGSDPQQIRTMVFGTNPITLDAGKTVASVTLPATVNGGALHVFAIGIGA from the coding sequence ATGGCGCGAGCGCGCTTCAGAGCCGGTTTGGCTTTCCTGACATTGGCGGTGACCGCAGCGGTGGCTCCCGCTGTCCCCGCCGCGGCGGCCCAGGCGACGGACTTCGCGAAGTGGGTCAACCCCTTCGTGGGCACCCGTCCGGGTGGCGCCGACCACGGCACCGGGGGCGGGGCCGGCAACACGTTCCCGGGCGCGGTCGCGCCGTTCGGCATGGTCCAGTGGAGTCCCGACACGGTGAAGTCCCAGCCCGGCGGGTACTTCTACGACGACAACGCCCTCACCGGGTTCAGCCTCACGCACCTTTCGGGCGCGGGCTGTTCGACCTATGAGGACATCCCGTTCATCCCTTATGTCGGTGAAGTGACGACCTCCCCGGCGACCGACCCGTCCCACTACACGTCGAAGTTCTCGCACGCCAACGAACACGCGACCGCGGGCGCCTACGACGTCACCCTCGACAGCGGCGCGAAGGTCGAGCTCAGCGCGACCCAGCGCACCGGCTCCGCGCGGCTGACCTACCCGGCGGGCGCGTCCTCGACGCTGCTGGTCAACACGTCCGGCTCGGTCAACGGCACCGACGACGCGTCGATCACCATCGGCAAGGACACCATCAGCGGCTGGGCCACGAGCGGCCGCTTCTGCGGCGCGCAGAACAGCTACCGCGTCTACTTCTCGGCCAAGTTCGACACGCCGTTCGCGTCGATCGGCACCTGGAAGAACGGCGCCGTGACGCCGAACAAGGCCGCGGAAACCGGCGGGGCCAAGGCGAAGGTCGCGCAGCCCAACGGGGTGAACGCGTCGATCGCGCGCACCACGACCGCCAAGCAGCAGAACACCACCGTCTCCGGGCCGGGCAGCGGCGGGTACGTCACCTTCGCCAACCTCAACGGCGCCCAGGTGAACGTCCAGGTCGGACTGTCCTTCGTGTCCGTGGACGGCGCGAAAGCGAACCTGAAGGCGGAGAACACCGGCAAGTCGTTCGACACCGTCGCGGCGGGTGCGCGCAAGGCGTGGAACGCCCAGCTGGGCAAGATCGCGGTCACCGGTGGCTCCGACGCCGACCTGACGACGTTCTACACCTCGCTCTACCACTCGCTGATCCAGCCGAACGTCTTCTCCGATGTGGATGGTCAGTACACCGGCTTCGACGGGCGGGTGCACAAGGCCGACAAGGGCCACGCGATGTACACGAACTTCTCCGGCTGGGACATCTACCGCTCGGAGATCCCGCTGCTGGCGACGATCGCGCCGCACGAGACGTCGGACATCGTCCGGTCGATGATGGCCTACGCCGAGCAGGGCGGGTCGTGGGACCGCTGGACGGTCGCCAACGACTACACCGGCGTCATGAACGGCGACCCGTACCACATCATCGTGTCCAGCGCGTACGCGTTCGGCGCGCGTGACTTCGACGCCCAGAAGGCGTTGCTGCTCATGATCAAGGGCGCCACCCAGCCGACGCAGGGCTACACCGAGCGGCCGGGCCTCGACGACTACCAGAAGCTGGGGTACGTCCCGGGCGCCGGCGCGGACACGCTCGAGTACACCAGCGCCGACTTCTCCATCGCCCAGTTCGCGAAGCGGCTCGGCGACAGCGCGACGTACACGACGTTCATGAAGCGCGCGCAGAACTGGCAGAACCTCTACAACCCCGGTACCGGGCACCTGCAGCCGCGCAACGCGGACGGCTCGTTCGCCGGCACCTACGACCCCGCCAGCTCGCAGGGCTGGGTCGAGGGCAACGGCGCGCAGTACGAGTGGATGGTGCCCTACGACCTCGGCGGCGTCGTGACGGCGTTCGGCGGGAACACCGCGACCCAGTCCCGGTTGGACACCTTCTTCACCGACCTGAACGCGGGCACGCAGGAGCCGTACGCGTTCATGGGCAACGAGCCGAACTCCAACGCGCCGTACGTGTATTCGTACGCGGGCGCGCCGGCCAAGACCCAGTCGATCGTGCGCCGCTCGATGGACGAGCTGTACAACCCGCGTCCGGAAGGCCTGATCGGCAACGACGACCTCGGCCAGATGTCGGCCTGGTACGTGTGGTCCGCGCTCGGCATCTACCCGGAGATCCCGGGCCGCGCCGAGACGCTGCTCGTCACGCCGCGTTTCGAGCACGCCGTGCTCACCACCGGCGCGGGCAAGAAGGTCACCGTCAACGCGCCGGGCACCGGCGACTACGTGGGCAGCCTGAAGGTCAACGGCGGCGCGGCCGCGAAGGCGTGGCTGCCGGAGGCGCTGATCTCCAGTGGCGGCACGCTCGACTACACGCGCTCCGCCACGGCGACCGCGTGGGGCAGCGCGGCGGCCGACGCCCCGCCGTCGTTCCGCGAGCAGGAGAAGCCGAGCCTGTCCTTTGTGGACCCGGCGCGCGCGGTGACGCCCGCGGGGTCGACGTCGAAGGCGTCGGTGGGCGTCCAGGACCTTTCCGGGGTGGCCCGGACCTGGACCTACAGCGCGGGCAGCGTCGACGGGATCACGCTGACCCCGGCGTCGGGCAGCATCGCCGTCCCGGCGGGCGGCAAGGCGCACGCCGACCTGACGGTTTCCGTCCCGGCCGGGCTGGCCGACGGCGCCCGCCGCATCCCGGTGACGTTCTCGTCGCCGGGGCTCGCCTCGACGCAGGCGGTGCTGACGGTGCTGGTGGCCCAGCCGAACAGCTGGCTGGCCACGGTGAACAACGCCGGCATCTCCCCGGACGCGAACTCCGGCGCGGCCAACTTCGACGGCGGCGGCTGGAGCTACTCGGCCGACGCGCTGGCCGCGGCCGGTGCGACCCCGGGCGGCACGGTGACCAGTGACGGCATCAAGTTCACCTGGCCGGCGTTCCCGGCGGGCGACCCGGACAACGTGGTCGCCGGCGGCCAGACGGTGAACGTGTCCGGGTCCGGCCGCCTGGCGCTGCTCGGCTCGGCGTCCAACGGCAACGCGTCCGGCACGCTGACGGTGACCTACACCGACGGCACGACGTCCACCGCGACCATCGGGTTCTCCGACTGGACCCTCGGTGGCGGCGGCGCGCAGCCGGCGTTCGGCAACCGGATCGTGCTGTCCACGCCGTATCGCAACGCCGCGGGCAGCGACCCGCAGCAGATCCGCACGATGGTGTTCGGGACGAACCCGATCACCTTGGACGCGGGCAAGACGGTGGCGAGCGTGACGCTCCCGGCCACCGTCAACGGCGGCGCGCTCCACGTGTTCGCCATCGGCATCGGTGCGTAG
- a CDS encoding MTH1187 family thiamine-binding protein, translated as MIVAFSVSPSGGEPDGGVSEAVARAVKVVRDSGLPNSTNAMFTNIEGEWDEVMAVVKRAVEAAGEGSARVGLVLKADIRPGFEGQLEAKVERVEARLRES; from the coding sequence ATGATCGTCGCGTTCAGCGTGAGCCCGTCCGGCGGGGAGCCCGACGGCGGAGTCAGCGAAGCCGTGGCTCGCGCCGTCAAGGTGGTCCGCGACTCCGGGCTGCCCAACTCGACCAACGCGATGTTCACGAACATCGAGGGCGAGTGGGACGAGGTGATGGCCGTCGTGAAGCGCGCGGTGGAAGCCGCGGGGGAGGGCTCGGCGCGCGTCGGGCTCGTCCTGAAAGCGGACATCCGGCCGGGCTTCGAAGGCCAGCTGGAGGCCAAGGTGGAACGCGTGGAAGCCCGCCTCCGCGAGTCGTGA
- a CDS encoding MarR family winged helix-turn-helix transcriptional regulator, translating into MNRPLPFDPIARAAALWEDRIGPSGTMAAVTGVMRVQQIIQSAVDGALKPHGLTFARYEALVLLTFARSASLPMRVMGERLQLHPTSVTNIVDRLERDGLVKRVPHPTDRRTTLVEITDEGRKRRETATEAVTAIDFGLSGLTERQTEQLTDLLTKVRRAAGDFTE; encoded by the coding sequence ATGAACCGTCCGCTGCCGTTCGACCCGATCGCCCGCGCGGCCGCGCTCTGGGAGGACCGGATCGGGCCCTCCGGGACCATGGCCGCGGTGACCGGGGTGATGCGGGTCCAGCAGATCATCCAGTCCGCGGTGGACGGCGCGCTCAAGCCGCACGGCCTGACCTTCGCCCGGTACGAAGCACTGGTGCTGCTCACCTTCGCCCGCAGCGCCAGCCTGCCGATGCGGGTGATGGGCGAGCGGCTCCAGCTGCACCCCACCAGTGTCACCAACATAGTCGACCGGCTGGAGCGCGACGGGCTCGTCAAGCGCGTGCCGCACCCGACGGACCGGCGCACGACGCTCGTCGAGATCACCGACGAGGGCCGCAAGCGCCGCGAGACCGCGACCGAGGCCGTGACGGCGATCGACTTCGGGCTGTCCGGGCTCACCGAGCGGCAGACCGAGCAGCTGACCGACCTGCTGACGAAGGTGCGCCGGGCCGCGGGCGACTTCACGGAATGA
- a CDS encoding tetratricopeptide repeat protein, whose translation MTQPRGSAAKSAALSAALSGAVDLSALKARADAAQRQPAPQAGPPGGDGPPAPVSTDAVIDVTEATFQTEVVERSLRQLVIVDLWAEWCGPCKQLSPVLERLAAESAGAWVVAKVDVDANPRIAQLFGAQSIPTIVAIGGGQPVDAFSGALPEPEIRKWINALLDALRDKLPSIREAEANGGGPVEEPEDPRFTEAEEAFERGDFAAAQAAYERILDVEPANELAKNALAQVKFTARAESADPEAPAKADADPSDLAAQLDAADLEIAANDVEAGFKRLIDAVRRTAGEDRNKVREHLVALFDLFDPADDRVMKARRDLASALF comes from the coding sequence GTGACACAGCCACGCGGATCTGCAGCGAAGTCAGCGGCCTTGTCCGCCGCCCTGTCCGGCGCGGTCGACCTGTCCGCGCTCAAGGCGCGCGCCGACGCGGCGCAGCGGCAGCCGGCCCCGCAGGCCGGCCCGCCCGGCGGCGACGGCCCGCCGGCGCCCGTCTCGACCGACGCCGTGATCGATGTCACCGAGGCCACCTTCCAGACCGAGGTCGTGGAGCGGTCCCTGCGCCAGCTGGTGATCGTCGACCTGTGGGCCGAGTGGTGCGGCCCGTGCAAGCAGCTGTCCCCGGTGCTCGAGCGGCTGGCCGCCGAGTCCGCCGGCGCGTGGGTCGTGGCGAAGGTCGACGTCGACGCCAACCCGCGGATCGCGCAGCTGTTCGGCGCGCAGTCGATCCCGACGATCGTCGCCATCGGCGGCGGCCAGCCGGTCGACGCGTTCTCCGGCGCGCTGCCCGAGCCGGAGATCCGCAAGTGGATCAACGCGCTCCTGGACGCCCTGCGCGACAAGCTGCCGTCGATCCGCGAGGCGGAGGCCAACGGCGGCGGCCCGGTCGAGGAGCCCGAAGACCCCCGCTTCACCGAGGCGGAAGAGGCCTTCGAGCGCGGCGACTTCGCCGCGGCCCAGGCGGCCTACGAGCGCATCCTCGACGTCGAACCGGCCAACGAGCTGGCGAAGAACGCCCTGGCCCAGGTCAAGTTCACCGCCCGCGCGGAGAGCGCGGACCCGGAGGCCCCCGCGAAAGCCGACGCCGACCCGTCCGACCTGGCGGCCCAGCTCGACGCGGCCGACCTGGAGATCGCGGCGAACGACGTCGAGGCGGGCTTCAAGCGCCTGATCGACGCGGTCCGCCGCACGGCGGGGGAGGACCGGAACAAGGTCCGCGAGCACCTGGTGGCCCTGTTCGACCTCTTCGACCCGGCCGACGACCGGGTAATGAAGGCCCGCCGCGACCTGGCCAGCGCCCTCTTCTAG
- a CDS encoding neutral zinc metallopeptidase: MIPGGGRRALVALLAVAAVAVSGCNDKGSSGSGPVQDNGAGSVSGLPVTHFESGLKPDAPSPDLDVRNADGGEDDKLATAAIADVQTYWGEHLQADFGQQFEPVKSLLSYDAQTDTEETGCGSVKKLVNAFYCPVDDSVAWDRGVLLPMLRQRFGPMSVVVVLAHEFGHAVQYRLGDKAGITKSTPTVVKEQQADCFAGGYFRWVAEDKSKFYRVSTSEGLNQVMASMFLIRDQAGTSAADRGAHGTAFDRTYAFQAGFEKGPKECAAMNNENVKARLTERPFDKGDKGKGDAKFNDQAVELLKKSLDEAFKGAGVAAPEITDGGSCQTTPPASYCPGDNTVSIDLAKLAELAQPIDREAEMKGEDPGGMGDFAAFSEVASRYALGIQKGVGASIDNANAGLRTACLVGAWAAFTNRPGDLRLSAGDLDEAIADLLQPESLVSADVNGKRPDSGFDRVESLRKGYLEGSSVCSKQYG; this comes from the coding sequence ATGATCCCAGGGGGAGGACGGCGCGCGCTGGTCGCGTTGCTCGCCGTCGCGGCCGTGGCCGTGAGCGGGTGCAACGACAAGGGCAGCTCGGGGAGCGGGCCGGTCCAGGACAACGGCGCCGGTTCGGTGTCCGGGCTGCCGGTGACGCACTTCGAAAGCGGCCTCAAGCCGGACGCGCCATCGCCGGACCTCGACGTCCGCAACGCCGACGGCGGCGAGGACGACAAGCTCGCCACCGCCGCCATCGCCGACGTCCAGACGTACTGGGGCGAGCACCTGCAGGCCGACTTCGGCCAGCAGTTCGAGCCGGTGAAGTCGCTGCTGTCCTACGACGCGCAGACCGACACCGAAGAGACCGGCTGCGGCAGCGTCAAGAAGCTCGTGAACGCGTTCTACTGCCCGGTCGACGACTCGGTGGCGTGGGACCGCGGCGTGCTGCTGCCGATGCTGCGCCAGCGGTTCGGGCCGATGTCGGTGGTCGTCGTGCTCGCGCACGAGTTCGGCCACGCCGTCCAGTACCGGCTCGGCGACAAGGCGGGGATCACCAAGAGCACCCCGACCGTGGTCAAGGAGCAGCAGGCCGACTGCTTCGCCGGCGGCTACTTCCGCTGGGTCGCCGAGGACAAGAGCAAGTTCTACCGGGTGTCGACGTCCGAGGGCCTGAACCAGGTGATGGCGTCGATGTTCCTGATCCGCGACCAGGCGGGCACCAGCGCCGCCGACCGCGGCGCCCACGGCACGGCGTTCGACCGCACGTACGCGTTCCAGGCCGGGTTCGAGAAGGGCCCGAAGGAGTGCGCGGCGATGAACAACGAGAACGTCAAGGCCCGGCTGACCGAGCGCCCGTTCGACAAGGGCGACAAGGGCAAGGGCGACGCGAAGTTCAACGACCAGGCCGTCGAGCTGCTGAAGAAGAGCCTCGACGAGGCTTTCAAGGGCGCCGGCGTCGCCGCGCCGGAGATCACCGACGGCGGCAGCTGCCAGACCACGCCGCCGGCGTCGTACTGCCCCGGCGACAACACGGTGAGCATCGACCTGGCGAAGCTGGCGGAGCTGGCCCAGCCGATCGACCGCGAGGCCGAGATGAAGGGCGAGGACCCGGGCGGCATGGGCGACTTCGCGGCGTTCTCGGAAGTCGCTTCGCGGTACGCGCTCGGCATCCAGAAGGGCGTCGGCGCGTCGATCGACAACGCGAACGCGGGCCTGCGCACGGCGTGCCTGGTGGGCGCGTGGGCGGCGTTCACGAACCGGCCGGGCGACCTGCGGCTGTCGGCCGGTGACCTCGACGAGGCCATCGCGGACCTGCTGCAGCCGGAGAGCCTGGTGTCGGCGGACGTCAACGGGAAGCGCCCGGACAGCGGTTTCGACCGCGTCGAGTCGCTGCGGAAGGGCTATCTCGAAGGTTCGTCGGTCTGCTCGAAGCAGTACGGCTGA
- a CDS encoding DUF3817 domain-containing protein has protein sequence MSSKAALVFRVAAVAEALSWAALLVGMFLKYVVHSSGEGGVPVIGMVHGVIFVLYVVVSLSVAKPLGWRPKTLVLALLASIPPLFTWLFEKWALRNGKLDGPQRLSHGGVGLFQVQEPVAV, from the coding sequence GTGTCCAGCAAGGCCGCTCTAGTGTTCCGCGTGGCCGCAGTAGCCGAAGCCCTTTCCTGGGCGGCGCTGCTTGTCGGGATGTTCCTCAAGTACGTCGTCCACTCTTCCGGTGAGGGCGGCGTGCCCGTCATCGGCATGGTGCACGGCGTGATCTTCGTCCTCTACGTGGTCGTCTCCCTGTCCGTGGCGAAGCCGCTCGGCTGGCGCCCGAAGACGCTGGTCCTCGCCCTGCTCGCGAGCATCCCGCCGCTGTTCACGTGGCTGTTCGAGAAGTGGGCGCTGCGCAACGGCAAGCTCGACGGCCCGCAGCGGCTGTCCCACGGCGGTGTCGGCCTGTTCCAGGTGCAGGAACCCGTCGCCGTCTGA
- a CDS encoding GH92 family glycosyl hydrolase, translated as MKRKILAGALTLAVVATGVSPVVAEASGGDALDAVNTFIGTQDEGNTFPGASAPFGMTQVSPITSHYAGYRYTDTAIRGFGHFFLSGAGCWEQGGLVSTLPTTGEIGPGKAFDTTKASSFDQKQYASPFTHDGEVGKPGYYKVHLTGYGGVDVETTAATRAGAERYTFTKPGDANVFVNVGQANDKEPVTGSSIRVVDDRTVEGTVESQAFCGGKAYTTYFTTKFDKPFKSSGTWSPTGGTPGSRESSGGAGLRGAWLTFAGGGQVTATTAISQVDAQGARVNLAAERIRSFDAAKADVQRAWRKELSSVDIKGGSTDDRTVFYTSLYHALLQPLTANDADGRYYGFDKKIHRATGWTYYDFFSLWDTYRSQNQLLALLRPSRAKDIAKSILAIHDQGGWLPRWAYASQETNTMTGDPVTPFLVDLWRFGALSGEETRAYQALLQNSTRIPPASSPFQGRSGNASYQQDGFVQYDPDFPKKGQDTDPNHGASATLEYALGDCSLSVMAAALGKKDDAAALKEKGRTYRTLWDETQTDRGFTGFFRPKVAGGDWFSPADKPYSPQSQDGFHEGTAWQYQWLVQQDVPGLVDRMGGPAATGKRLDDFFAYDELVKNPATAVRENWVVGPYDYYDQFRYNPNNEPDLHSPWMYALTGQPAKTSTVVRAAHTLFTNAPNGVTGNDDLGTMSAWYVFSALGLYPAVPGTGNFVLNAPRFEKSVLHLENGRDITIKAPGADGSKLQYVSGLKVGSKPGDKVYVGVDQLKRGATLDFSLTADVAKATWGTSPSAAPVSPCSD; from the coding sequence GTGAAGCGCAAGATCCTGGCGGGCGCGTTGACGCTCGCCGTGGTGGCGACGGGGGTGAGTCCCGTGGTCGCGGAAGCGTCCGGTGGGGACGCCCTCGACGCCGTCAACACGTTCATCGGCACGCAGGACGAGGGCAACACCTTCCCGGGCGCCTCGGCGCCGTTCGGGATGACGCAGGTCAGCCCGATCACCTCGCACTACGCCGGCTACCGCTACACCGACACGGCCATCCGCGGGTTCGGGCACTTCTTCCTGTCCGGCGCGGGCTGCTGGGAACAGGGCGGCCTCGTCTCGACGCTGCCGACGACCGGGGAGATCGGTCCCGGCAAGGCGTTCGACACCACGAAAGCGTCCAGTTTCGACCAGAAGCAGTACGCGTCGCCGTTCACGCACGACGGCGAGGTCGGCAAGCCCGGCTACTACAAGGTCCACCTGACCGGCTACGGCGGCGTCGACGTCGAGACGACGGCGGCCACGCGGGCGGGTGCCGAGCGGTACACCTTCACGAAACCCGGTGACGCCAACGTCTTCGTCAACGTCGGGCAGGCCAACGACAAGGAACCGGTGACGGGCAGCAGCATCCGCGTCGTCGACGACCGGACCGTCGAGGGAACCGTGGAGTCGCAGGCCTTCTGCGGCGGCAAGGCCTACACGACCTACTTCACGACGAAGTTCGACAAGCCGTTCAAGTCCTCGGGCACGTGGTCGCCGACCGGCGGCACGCCGGGTTCGCGCGAGTCGAGTGGCGGCGCGGGCCTGCGCGGTGCGTGGCTGACGTTCGCGGGCGGCGGTCAGGTAACCGCCACCACCGCGATCTCCCAGGTGGACGCGCAGGGCGCGCGGGTGAACCTGGCCGCCGAACGCATCCGGTCGTTCGACGCGGCGAAGGCCGACGTCCAGCGCGCTTGGCGGAAGGAACTGTCCAGTGTGGATATCAAGGGCGGCTCGACCGACGACCGGACGGTCTTCTACACCTCGCTCTACCACGCGCTGCTGCAGCCGCTGACCGCGAACGACGCCGACGGCCGCTACTACGGCTTCGACAAGAAGATCCACCGCGCGACCGGCTGGACCTACTACGACTTCTTCTCGCTGTGGGACACCTACCGCTCCCAGAACCAGCTCCTGGCGCTGCTGCGGCCGAGCCGCGCGAAGGACATCGCCAAGAGCATCCTCGCCATCCACGACCAGGGCGGCTGGCTGCCGCGGTGGGCGTACGCGAGCCAGGAGACGAACACGATGACCGGCGACCCGGTCACCCCGTTCCTGGTGGACCTCTGGCGGTTCGGCGCGCTGTCGGGCGAGGAAACGCGCGCCTACCAGGCGCTGCTGCAGAACTCGACGCGGATCCCGCCCGCGTCGTCGCCGTTCCAGGGCCGTTCCGGCAACGCCAGCTACCAGCAGGACGGGTTCGTCCAGTACGACCCGGACTTCCCCAAGAAGGGGCAGGACACCGACCCGAACCACGGCGCGTCGGCCACCCTGGAGTACGCGCTCGGTGACTGTTCGCTGTCGGTCATGGCCGCAGCGCTCGGCAAGAAGGACGACGCCGCCGCGCTGAAGGAGAAGGGCCGGACCTACCGGACGCTCTGGGACGAAACGCAGACCGACCGCGGCTTCACCGGCTTCTTCCGGCCGAAGGTGGCCGGTGGCGACTGGTTCAGCCCCGCCGACAAGCCGTACAGCCCGCAGAGCCAGGACGGCTTCCACGAGGGCACGGCCTGGCAGTACCAGTGGCTGGTCCAGCAGGACGTTCCCGGGCTCGTCGACCGCATGGGCGGCCCGGCGGCCACCGGGAAGCGCCTCGACGACTTCTTCGCCTACGACGAGCTGGTGAAGAACCCGGCGACGGCGGTCCGCGAGAACTGGGTCGTCGGCCCGTACGACTACTACGACCAGTTCCGCTACAACCCGAACAACGAGCCCGACCTGCACTCGCCGTGGATGTACGCGCTCACCGGCCAGCCGGCGAAGACCTCGACCGTCGTGCGGGCCGCGCACACACTGTTCACCAACGCGCCCAACGGCGTCACCGGGAACGACGACCTCGGCACCATGTCGGCCTGGTACGTCTTCAGCGCGCTGGGGCTCTACCCCGCCGTCCCAGGGACTGGGAACTTCGTGCTCAACGCGCCGCGGTTCGAGAAGTCCGTGCTGCACCTGGAGAACGGGCGCGACATCACGATCAAGGCGCCCGGCGCGGACGGCTCGAAGCTGCAGTACGTCTCGGGGCTGAAGGTCGGTTCGAAGCCCGGTGACAAGGTGTACGTCGGTGTCGACCAGCTCAAGCGCGGCGCGACGCTGGACTTCTCCCTGACTGCTGACGTCGCGAAGGCGACGTGGGGGACTTCGCCGTCCGCGGCACCGGTTTCCCCGTGTTCTGACTAG